A portion of the Collinsella aerofaciens genome contains these proteins:
- the rplI gene encoding 50S ribosomal protein L9, translating into MKVILLDEIKGKGGEGDVVEVAQGYAENFLFPKKLAVAATKGNLKQLDERRNNIAKREAVRLATANETKAAFEGKTVTVDVKVGDEGILFGSVTAAMIADAIKAQLGMDIDRKRVELGKPIKVAGAHTVAISLYREIKAEVVVLVGVTAEELAAEAEVEEAAEVAEAETAEVETEAAAE; encoded by the coding sequence TTATTCTTCTCGATGAGATCAAGGGCAAGGGCGGCGAGGGTGACGTCGTAGAGGTCGCTCAGGGTTACGCTGAGAACTTCCTGTTCCCCAAGAAGCTCGCTGTTGCCGCCACCAAGGGCAACCTCAAGCAGCTTGACGAGCGTCGCAACAACATCGCCAAGCGCGAGGCCGTCCGTCTGGCTACCGCCAACGAGACCAAGGCTGCCTTCGAGGGCAAGACGGTCACCGTTGACGTCAAGGTCGGCGACGAGGGCATCCTCTTTGGCTCCGTTACCGCCGCTATGATCGCTGACGCCATCAAGGCTCAGCTCGGTATGGACATCGACCGCAAGCGCGTCGAGCTCGGTAAGCCCATCAAGGTTGCCGGTGCCCACACCGTTGCCATCTCGCTGTACCGCGAGATCAAGGCCGAGGTTGTCGTTCTCGTCGGCGTTACCGCCGAGGAGCTCGCTGCCGAGGCTGAGGTCGAGGAGGCCGCTGAGGTCGCCGAGGCCGAGACCGCCGAGGTCGAGACTGAGGCTGCTGCCGAGTAG